A segment of the Lycium barbarum isolate Lr01 chromosome 7, ASM1917538v2, whole genome shotgun sequence genome:
AAATCAGGCAGGTTCCCAACTCCAATCAGTAATCTGAGGAGCAAAAACAAATGCAAGGGGAGCATCAAAGAGCTAAATTTCACTAAACATAAGTCAATTTGATAAATTAGGTTTTTCTAGTGATTATTATGAACTTTCTCAAGTGTTTACTTGTACAATAACATAGCTACGCCCTTCGATAGCTTATCCCCGATTCCTGCAACAGCAAGTTGAAACAGGGCTGTGGGGTTGGAGTGCAAGAGTGGACGCCAAATTCAGCATCTAATATACAACAATGAGGATAGGCCATAGAGTTATAATGAGATTCTGCCACTCCTGTTATCAGCTAATTATCACGTCGTAGATGGTCAAATGTGTATGAATCATGAGCAAGATTCTGCATGAAGAATGAATTACATTAGGAAAAGAGTAAATGTCCGTCTAAACGGAGAGAGACTACAGCAATTAGCACAGACTATTAATCCAAGTTGTAACCACAAGCTCACTGTCCAACAAGCAAGAAAAGATTGAAAAGAATAAGCTATAAAAATGAAGCTAGAGGTGCCAGAAATGGAAGAGAAAGGCATTTCAATTTAAAGAACAGTATCAGTGCAGCTcaagaaggggagccttggcgtaactggtaaagttgctgccatgtgaccagaaggtcacgggttcgagccgtgaaaacaacctcttgcagaaatgcaaggtaaggttgcgtacaatagacccttgtggtccggcccttccccgaaccccgcgcataacgggagcttagtgcaccgggctgccctttatcAGTGCAGCTCAAAGAAATACTCCAACCATTATCCCAAGGGATCGGTTTACTCCTTCAATTTGATGGAACTAGCAAATGTTGTGGGCATAAGATACACTCCTACACCCTAACTTAAAaggatttttctattttttttattagtaAGTGAAAAGCTTACCTCCAAAAAGAGTATTTTTTATCCTTCAAAAATAAATTCTGCAGCTTAATGGTGTGTTTATCGTCATATGAAAGAAGAGAAAACACATCTCAGAAAGTAATTACAGTCCAAACTTTCTAGTGACAAGAGCTACAGGAAATGCAAATTTTAAATACAAGTGAGCCTTTACTACAGTCCACAAACCACTAGAAGGCCAAGGTTTTCATTGGACAACATTGGACCGTAACATGGTTCAGATATTCAGAGCCACGACCAAGGATATGGAAATACATGAACATAACCAATAAACAAATTGTAAGCATTTTGAAAGGAAACCAGGGCTTGTTTTAAGGGGCAACCACTTATTATTTAAAATCCAGATTTCTAGCATGAATGAGACATGTGCTCCaggaaacaacaacaacaagcccagtataatcccactatgtggggtctggggagggtagagtgtacgcagacctaacccccaccttgaaaggtagggcggctgtttccgaaagaccctcggctcaagagaggagacagagagaggaaaagacaaaaggttagatatgatcaagcgtatcgaaaacaatatgaaagcaagaaataacaaagcaagaaagtcatggtaaaaggagaattaactgctatagataactatgaaaatgaaaacaatgaaaataaataagtcattataaaccaacagatactcgcagaaatcaagagacaagaaactatagaacaaCATAACTACTCTTAAGGGAGGATAGACGCGACTACCAactatccttctaccctaatatgagtcctccataccctcctatctaaggtcatgtcctccgtaagcaggaaatgcgccatttcctgtctaatcacttccccccaatacttcttcggcctacctctacctcttttgaaaccgtcgctggccaacctctcgcacctccgcaccgGGGCATCTTCATCTCTCCGCatccagtggcggatccaggattttcactcaggATGTTCGGAAAAATAATTGGACCTAAATATACATTGTGAtatatgttcagggtgttcaaaagttaatatatgtacatgaacacaaaaaatttatcctaaatatacactgtaattttttgtccagggtgttcgggtgaacaccctggcctcttactgcatccgcccctgtccgcatcacatgcccaagccatctcagcctcgcttcccgcatcttgtcttccactgaggctattccaaccttgtctcaaatgacttcattcctaatcctatcactcctagcgtgcccacacatccatcgcagcattctcatttccgccactttcatcttctgaacatgagatttcttgactggccaacactccgccccatacaacatagctggtctaaccaccactttgtagaacttgcctttaagtttcggtggcaccttcttgtcacacaacactccggaagcaagcctccatttcatccatcctgcaccaatacgatgtgtgacgtcatcatcaatctccccatttccttgtataatagacccaagatacttgaaactatctttcttctgtatgacctgggtgccaagcttcacttccacgtcagcctcatgtactatatcactaaacttgcactccaagtactctgtcttggtcctactcaacttgaaccctttagactccagagtttgtctccaaacctccagcttagcgttaaccccgctgcgagactcgtcaatcaggactatgtcatccgcaaataacatacaccatggcacctcaccttgaatttgccgcgtcaatgcGAAAATAAATTCACCTCAAGTCCAATTTTAGTAGTAAAATTTGGCCAACACTGGCCTTCATTATTCCCAGAGATGGAATGGTTTCAAATATTCATGAACATCCCAAAACGAAAAGAGTAATTCATTTGGGGCGGAGCAAGTAATAAGTGTCAAAATAAATCAATCTTGTTTGTGTCATTTATTAGAGAGCACTCATAATTTCCTGTACAGCTACCAGCGACCTTGCTTACCTGTTCTTGGGCGCGGAAATACATGAAAGGTGTATAGTGGAGAAAATTTGAGACTCTGGAGGTATAAATATCAGCATATCTGCAGTTTCAAGAGAAAGAGATTTAAAACAGTCAAGGTGCTTAAAGAAAATTTTTACAATCAATTAATAGGTATTAACAAAGTGAAATAAATTGTCACAACACATTGACATACTTCTCAATTTGACGCATCAAGTGGCTTTTATCCCACAGACCTGCACGAGAAAGATAACCCCACCTGAAAGGGAAAATAAGGCAGATTGATTAACCTCAAGTCCAAATTCGTCAATTAGAAAAGAAACCATGCCTGTTGTGAGCTCATCTGAGAAAACATGCAGATATGCAAGTAAATATTCCTAGCAACCATTATAGGTTAAACTTGATCGAGGTGATGTTGACTCACTCTGAGCATTAAAATGTTAACTAAGAACTAATGAAACCATAAATAAAGCAATCTAGATTCTTTTATATAACAAATCTGAGGCTAAATTGAAGAGACAGGTAACTAAAAGAAAAATCTTCAGATCACCTTTTGTTGAAAAGCTCTCCGTCCTCATCCAACATTGGACCAATTTCCTGATCTAGCCTCTGCATAACAAGAAGTAGCTTTTGCATGCTTTCTGTGAGTTCATTATCGTCCATATGTGTGGCAGCAAGGGTCTGATGCATATTAAAAAAATACAACTTTAAACTGGTTAGATCAAGTAACAAAATTGACAGCACAAAGTAACCCATACAAGTCATTAAAGACATTTCAATGAGGCTTGTTAGAAAGCCagattttttcttcattttctatCTTTTTCCAGAAACCGGTAAAAGAATATAGCGGAACATAACTAATTTCCCAAACAAACAACCTACATCTCAAGAAACTACATCCAGTTTAATATTTCCCCAGCCCACCCCCACACTCCACAAGGAAAGTGAGAAAAAGGGAAATTCTCGCACAAACTGCTTATGATCTAACAGACTGCTTTACTCTGTTTCAAAGCAACACTGTAATTCAATTTGCAGACATCCATTGTTCCTTTCAATGGTTTTCCAGGAAAGAAAGAAgattaactctttttttttttcagaaggTAACATAAAGATTAACTCTTTCTACCGACTTGTTATCACCTGTAGGTTCATCATGCCATTGCAGTTAAACACCTTCAATGAGATATGTTATACCATATCAAGAGTTAATGGGTGATACTTAGTATTTAATTTCCACGATTCCAGGCAACATGTCAATAAATACTTATTACAGTACTCAGCGAATATTAGATTGAAGATACTACTTGCAACCCTGAAACAGGAGGCCGAATGATTAAGTTTAAGGTTAATCTGCAGAAAAACAAGACTCTGTATATGGAGATAGTAAACTTGCCTGTGCAGGACGTCCCATGGTTCTCCTCTGAAGAGCAAGCCGAAGTTGGTTAAAAAGATCACCTAAAACCTCTTTTTGATTGATAAGATCTATCAAAGTAGCTCTCTGTTGCTGACTATCAATTAAGGCATTATACTGCAGAATAAGAATTAAAAGACTATTACCATCTATTGCCACTAGTATTTCGTATCTTGTTATTTTGCTTTCTCTTTTCTGACATTACTGTGCCAGGTATATTTTCTGAGCCAAGGGTCAACCGGAAACAGCCTTCTAcctcacaaaggtaggggtaaggtttgcatacatcctaccctccccagaccccacttgtgggattacactgggtttgAATTGTCATCTCTTTCTTAAAAGAAATACCATAAatgtttaatttttttctaaACCATGCTTTCCATTGGTCAACAGAGAACTAAAGTGCTCTATACTTCTTCACTATTCATAGGGGTATGGTGCAACAAATgactctctctctttttttggttttgtgtgtgtggtggtgggggtggggggtgcaGAGCAGTCAAAGAAGGAACCAAGCAATGATTCTTCTAGAATGGCTCTTAGGCACGGAGATGAAAGAAGAACTAGatcataacgatatccgaagaAGTAAGACACTAAACTCCAAAGGTCTCGACTGAATGGAACCCCAAATCCAACTAATGAAGCCAAAATGGAAGCAAAGAAAAAATTGTGATCCAATCCCAGAGATCTGATGAAGATTACTAACCTCCTCCTCTAGTTCTCGACAAATCAAAGCAGTTCTCCACCGGAGATGGACTTTGGATTGGCTTacatctgtatatatatgatcaCCGACATATAAGATTTCATCTCCATGAACGTTGAGCGAACTCTCAACCATCTGAGCGCTTCCTCCAGAATACACTCCACCTATAAGAAAATTATTAGCTGCTGCTCATAGAATGGACAAGTCCTTTCCAAAACAAAGATTAAAAATCATTAATGGCCAAATGTGATGATGTCGCTGGAGAAAACTCCTCAAAAATGAAAATTCAAAAGCCTAACCAACTGCAGAATTCTGATCCTAAATTAAaagaagaaattaaaaaaaaaaaaaaaaaaaaaaaattacacatttAGCCAACCATATACAAAGATGGCGAAAAATGTTGAAAAAAGAAATTATGTTGTAATGTGGCATAGGAGAAgatgattttcattacttatCCAGAAAAGGGATGGTCTTCATGTCATTAGTTTAGAAAATTTAATCACCTGGGCGAGCCTTAAAACAAGGACGCATTAGACCTTCATCAGTCACCACTTCATACATTGGGTGGGACATTTGGAAGAATTCTGGCTTCCTAGCTGACACTATAACCTGCCATGGTTAGAGAAGGAAAGTAGATTTGGTTAAGGAAACATTTAACGCTTTGATAAAATTAATCACGGGAGAGAAAATAAGATCTTATAAATGCAGCATTACCAAACTACAAAAAATTCTCACTAATATAAGGACTTCAAATAAAGAGTAGCTCCAACACCGCACAACTTTCGGCATTTTTCCTCTTCCAAAGTTTCTTTTCATTGAAAACAATCCATCTAATAATTTAGGCTAAGTTTTCACTTTGTTTCAGGTAGCGTCAGATCTTAAAATTAATCTATGGAAGTGTAAGATTATACTTGTTGGGGAGGTGGTTGATATGGACATGCTTGCTCAGGTTTTGAATGGCAGGGTGGGGACTCTTCCTATTACCTATCTTGGTTTACCTTTAGGTGCATCGTACAAGGATCTGAGGGCTTGGAATACAGTTCTTCAGAGGGTTTAGAAGAGACTTGCAGGGAGACAGAAAAGATATTTGACCAAAGGTGGGAAGGAAGTGCTTATTAAGAGCATTTTATCGAGTATACCCACTTATTACATCTCTTTGTTTCATGTATCAAAGCCCAAGGTCCATTTTCTTAACTGGTGTCAGAGTCGGGCGCAACCTTATTATTGGTTTATGCAAT
Coding sequences within it:
- the LOC132604455 gene encoding uncharacterized protein LOC132604455, giving the protein MLFADDIVLIDESRSGVNAKLEVWRQTLESKGFKLSRTKTEYLECKFSDIVHEADVEVKLGTQVIQKKDSFKYLGSIIQGNGEIDDDVTHRIGAGWMKWRLASGVLCDKKVPPKLKGKFYKVVVRPAMLYGAECWPVKKSHVQKMKVAEMRMLRWMCGHARSDRIRNEVI